The nucleotide window TCCCTAAGCAGGGCGAATGAAGCTATCGATGTATTCGTCGCGAGTAGGGGCGGAGCCAGGAAATTAAGATTAGGGGGGCCAAATGACAGAAAATATGATGTAGCAGCCCCAGCAATCACCCCAGTCCCCACACTCGCCACTATAGCCCCTAGCACTCTCCGATGTTGCCTCGGCTGCACTCTCCATCTCCGATTCGCAGGGTGACTATGGGACGGCCCCGTCTGCTACTGCCCCATTGATTTCGAATTTGACATGCAAAGCATTAACAACCCCATGCAAACATTGCATGGACTCGGTGGACCTGTCACGTGCGTTTGCGTCCTCTGTGTCGTCCGTGTCGTGTCTGCGTCGTCCACGTCGCTGTGGTGCCCGTGCTAGCTAGGGATGCCCTCTGCGTCGTCTTTGTCGCATATGTGTCGTCCGCGTCGTTGTGGTGCGCGTGCTAGCTAAGGCTGAGTCCTCCACGCCGTCCGTGTCGCGCCGTCCTTCTTGCGTCGTCCCGGTTGTACCAGTGCTAGATAGGGCTGTGTCCTCCACGTCGTCCGTGTCGCCGCGGTGCCCGTGCTAGCTAGGGCTGCGTCCTCCGCGTCATCCGTGTCGCGTCGTCCTTCTTGCATCGTCCTCGTGGTGATCGTGCTAGCTAGGAATGCGTCCTCCATGCGCATCGTCCTTCTTGCATACTCTGGATCTGAAGATGTCAGGAGGTTGAAGAGAAAGAGCCATCGGATCAAAGCATCTAGGGCTCGATCGGAGGAAAAGGAGAGGCCACATTAGCTTTCTTGCTTTGCAGACATGCGTAAGTGGGTTTGAGTCATTGGGAGAGGAGAGATGATCCTGGGAAGGATAGAGCTCGCTGGGCTTGGGTTGATCGACTTGGGCGCAGTCAAATGAGATCGCTCTATCGCGAGAGAGGATGGATCGATCATCATAGGAGCTTGACGAAAAGAGGTGGAACAGGAAACCTTACCCtgagaaaagaaaagagaaaccTTCCTCCTTTTAAATCTCAACCGTCGATCTTTCAAGTTAACATAAAATTAACGGAGATAAAGGGGCGACGTATGGAGAACTGTGAAAGTTTCCATCCTTTATTATTAGGGGTAAAGATTACTAAAGTGGATTCTTGCATCGctcagatgcagaggccgggggtcttcctccttttcaaaaaaaataattgTAAAGCCATGATTTAGCTAACACAATGTTGGTTATTGCGAACAAAGGCTTCAGCAATTCGCTACCTAAATGAATGAGTTCTTAATTAGGACCTCGACCAATGCCAAAGTATTCTCTTAGCAAATGTAGCCAAGTCTCGTCTAACTGTGCATGTCAGCCCTGGCTACCTACTGGACAGTCACACGCATGAATCCACTGCCGGCATGATTGATTAAGAAAAAAAAATTGGAACTTGTTGATTAAGATATTGGTCTTGCGTGGTCCAACAATTGGCAAGGGTTAAGTACATTGATCGGGGTACCTAATGTGGCCGTTGTGCTGTTAACAAAAGGGGTTTAACTCCTCTAGCCTGCAAGTCTTTTGAATATagacaataataataataaatcaAGCTCTCCACTTTATATTTACTCCAGGACTTCAGACCAAGCATTTGCTAGCTAGCCCGATCAATCCTACCACAGCACACCACAAAATTGGTTATAACACAGAAGCAACTGAGAATCAAGAGAGCATGGCGGAGTTTGCGCTTGGGTTGACCAAGACGGCGGTGGAGGGCACGGTGAGCAGGGTGAAGTCAGCCATCGACGAGGAGGTGAAGCTAAAGGTTCAGGTGCAGAATGATCTGGTGTTCATCACAGGCGAGTTTGAGATGATGCAATCATTCCTCAACGTCGCCAATAAAGAGCGTGCCAAGAATGAAGTGGTGAGGACGTGGGTCAGGCAGATCCGCGACCTCGCCTTCGACGTGGAGGACTGCGTCGAGCTCGTTGTCAGCCTTGACAGCAAGTCAGGCAGCTGGTCCTGGATGTGGCGTGTGCTGCCGGATtgcatggcacctccgcgatctctCGACCAGGCAGTCACCGAGATACAACAACTCAAGGCAAGGGTGGAGGATGTCAGCCACAGGAACACCCGCTACAACCTCATTGGCGACTCCAGCAGCAACTCCAAGACTTCTGCACCAGCACCAGATCTTACGCGCAACGCCGGCCCATCATCGTCAAGATTCCACATCTTACGCGAGGTGTGGGAGGCTGCCGGGAAGATGCGGCACGACATGGGTGACCTAAGAAAGTTGATCAACAGCCAAGAGAATGTCCTTGAGGTGATATCACTATGGGGAGGTCCTGGAACAGCTGCTGATCTTGGGGCCACACATGTCATCCAGGAGGCATACAATGACCCAAAAATCTGCCAAGAATTCAAAAGCCGAGCATGGGTAAAGCTGGCGCATCCTTTTAACCCCGACGATTTCCTCAATAACTTGCTAACTCAGTTCTATGCAAGCTCGCACCGAGCAAAGCTACTAGGTGCAGAGTTCCAGAGAAAGATGAGAGCGGTACTGGGTACGAAAGATGATCTTAGGAAAGCCCAGCTCATGAAGCAAGTGATCTATGAGCAGAGGTATCTCGTCGTTGTGGAGCACCTATCCACTGTGGGACAGTGGGACACCATCAGAATGTACCTGCCAGACAGTGGAAACGGTAGCCGCATTGTGGTGACGACACATCAACTGGGGCTTGCAATCGCCTGCATGGGGAATCCCTACCAAGTATCTGAGCTCAGACAACTCTCTTATGGCCAATCTCTTTGTGCCTTCTTCAGCAAGGTAAGTACGCTGAAAGAAATCAACTACTTCATTATATTATTTAATTCTTACTAAAAATTGCTAGCAGTTCTACCCTCTTAATTCGGGAATATATATCCAACGTGCTGGAAAGTTTACAGTAAAAAAATTCTAACTTTGAATATTAACATGCAATAAGTTACTTAGAATTTGTTGCATTAATGTCAGATAAAACAAAGTTGTCGAGGATAGCACTGATTTATATGTCTCATAGACTTCATTCTACTTTGACGAATGATTTTTGTAGGCATGTGTGCTGTTTGGTCTAATAAATCTTGCATGTATTTTAGTACGCTTATAATCTAAATTGCTAGTTCTATTTGGCCTATTGTGTTCTACATGTATTTTAGTAGGATTAGTTCACTATATTGTATATTACCACGAAATTCTTCATTGACTTCCTTGAGTGCATGTAAATCTAAATATCTGTTCATTGACTTCCTTGAGTACAAATGTCAGTCCTCTATTTCTTTTAGAATAATTTTGATCGGTTGGCCTAATATACAAACGTGTGTGAGCTTACTATGAATTGGTGGAGCACACTTACTTAGCAGCGGAAACATCTACATCGCGTATTTTGATAGGTTGGTGGTTAATATCATATTATTATATCAAGAAACTCTTTTTTGTTGACCCATATTATAAGACCTAGAATTTATAAAATCCATGGTAGAGTCCATGTCGAACACAATTTAGACATCTTGGTGTTAGAGTTGTCCAAATAATTTATTATATGTTTCTTTAAAAATTAACTATGGAAAAAAACACAAAAGTTTGAGATCACAATATTAAACGTTGGCAAGCTTGCATAAATGTATTATTGCCACCCATGTTTGTTAACGCCTGCCTCATGTAGCATTGCATGGTTGAAGGAACTTTTTTCACAGTCATAGACATTATTTTAAATATACATCTCAAGTCATTACTCTCACAATTGATATTTGTATAAAGTATTATTCATGTAGGAAGATGAATGCATTTCGATGATACATCTAGTATGACAACCTTTGCAAACATGGATAATCTCAACCTATTGTGCATATTAGATTTCAAAGTCTGAACATGCTGACCTCATATGcaataattaattagttaatgTATCAGTATCAGGTAAGGATTGAGTTTGGAGTAGATTAGAATTGAGCTAGTAGTCAAAAGTTGTTGTCGTGAATATTATAAGCATACTACATTATCCCAGTAAATTACCTTCCTACCTAATAACTACTTCCACATATCCCAGTATCAGGCAAGGATTCGGGATTAAGACATGAAAATTTCAACAATTATTTAATGACGACATCTTAAAATAATAGAATTGCTATCGGCTAAGGTTAAAGGTCTCGTCTAGGTGAGAATCAGATGGATACTAAATATTTGTTCACGGTGGACACTAGAAGACATGAATATACCTGAGGATTATTCAGGAATTGCTGTGTCTGGTACAGTGCTGACAATGATGCTAAAACGTTTTGAGTTTGATGAAGCCAGAAAAGAGTGACAGAGCATTGTTGGGCACCCAAGGGTAGGAGTTTGCAGTACGTGGTAAGCTTACCTCAGATTACTTATAGTTTTCCCTCTGATCCATTTCCAAGGATCAGTTCTGCACACAATTAAAAAAACCACTTCTGTCCTCAACAAGTCTAGTGAGGTTGTTAATCTCACTAACTTTGCTAGTTGCAGCAAGTTGTCAACGTGTCTAGTGATTGGAAGTGTTTTCATATTTTTGAATTTATTAATTTATTAGTTGCAGCAAGTTCACTCGTAGCATCTTCCAAAGTGTCTGCGGTGCATAAATTACAAATGTAGGAAATTGAATAAAGAATTGCAATGTTGATGGAAAATTATAAATGAAATGATAACATACAAGCAGTACATCCAAATATCCGTAGAACGCTATCCAGCATACAGCTATAGCTAATACTCCACCCAAAGGTCACCATCTTTCATGCATCCTAGGTATTAATTAAAAATAGAGCAGAGCATTAAGTGAAGTGGCATGCAGTTGATAACCACTTCTACCTACACCTACATCCATTTATGAGGGCAAATTTTGATCATCTTGTTATCCTTAGTGCCGAGTATACAACAAAGAGATTTCTATTCTTACTATCACCAAAAATAGTAGCTTAAAGAGATCAACCCCACTAGTGCACACTACTCTCCCTTGCAGTTAGTTCATCTAGACTGGCCAAAAGTAAACTACAAGATTGGAGAGCAATATACAGCTATATATCATGCAAATAGATCAAGGGGAAAACTATAAGTAATCTGATCATAAATTATAATTTAACATACCACAATAAGAATACAGCATATTGCCTCATATTGATAGTAATCATGTTAGGCAATTCATGTGACTTTTGTATTAAAGAAGGGATAGATGACGTAGGTACTGTTATGAACTCATAGTCAAATCATGGACTACTGACACATCATTTCGATAGCAGCAATGGTGACGCAGAgaacgatggtgatgatttcccccgcCGATAGAGTACCAAAGAAAGATTCTATATAAGATCATACCGCAACAGTGTCAAGGGGCCAGGAAATAATAGGGATATCATTTGGCGTATGGCTTTACTATATTTAAGAGCCGACGGGATAAAGTGGCGGTGGAGGGGTCGCCTATGGACTCCACACCTCCTTCCCACGCGCCTAGGCCACCACACGCATGAGCCCCACAGGATCCTCTTTGTCCTTGTTCTGGTGTAGCACTTCTTCTCCAATAAAAAGAACTTGCAGAATTTTCACGGGTTTTGTAGACGCCGGGGTAATACGAGAATTGTATAACAAAAAAACACTGCAAGATAGCAACTGACTCTCTGTGCTTTATTAATATGACAGTCCAATAAATCATTAAAACAATACATAATTTGTATCTTATTGGCGTGTAAGCATCATGAATACAACAAAAATTTATAGATATGTTTGAAATGTATCAGGAATGGATCTGGGCCTTGCATTATGTTTAACGATTATATTTGTTATTTGCAGGTTTCTGGACGTCGGAGTGATATGGGTGAACTTATTTGGCAATTAAAATGTGGTGGTGTAATCTCTGTGTGGGGGTGTACGCGAGATGAAACAACTCTTGTTTATAAAGTGTACACGGCCATAGCACATAAGTCAAAAGAATTCGAAGGAGTTGAATTCAAACGACATATCTGGGTTGACGTACCAAATCCGTTCAATTTGGGGATTTTCTCCCAACGCTTATTTTTTAATTTTCATTCAGATGATCTTCGATCAAAAGAAATTAAATCAGCTGGTACAACTGGAGGCACAAGTTTAATTGAAAGGTGCCGGAATTTTCTGTGTGAAGATGACTGCCTTGTTGTTATTAATGGTTTGAGCTCTACGGATGATTGGGGCCTCATAAAAGCTGCCTTTTTTCCCGAGCCTGCTAGTGGTTGTATCATTGCCATTACAGAGGAAGAAAGTGTGGCCACACATTCTGCAGTCAAGGCAGATCGAGTGCTGAACATCAAAGACTTGGATGACGACCTGCTACTTCGCAAATCGATCAAGGTATGCACTTGCGTGTTTAATTTATAATAATAGCAGTACTCTCACCGTCTGGTGCACAGGGCACATGCGTGTTCAGGTTATTAACTTCACTAACCATATGCAAACTTCTGTCCCAAATTATTTGTCTTAGATTTGTTAAGATACAGATGCATCTAGAGTCTAGACACATTTTATTTGTGTTAGATTTGTTAGATACAGATATAAAACGTGTCTAGATATTTCCGCATCTaaacaaatctaagacaagtaaaaCGTATTTGATACATCCATCACTGGATTCATCTATGGATGAAGGTATTAAAGATATATTTTTCGTTGCACATAATACATGTATGTGGTTAGTCAACTTACCGACCTAGAATAACGCGCCTGGAGGGGGTAGCAATAGTACTAAATAAACTACTCGTTCCCTTTCTGTTCAAACCCATCGGGGGCACAACGCACATACACTTCCTTAGTCCTACTCGTCAAGCCTAGTTCAAACCCAATTACCTCCATTCGGGTTTATAAGTCGGGCATGGATCTTAATTAGGTCTTTATTTTGGCTAACGAAACATGTGTTATATACTACGAAAAATATATCTTCAGATTCGTTGTCGAATGAAGTTTCTAAACATTCTTTTTGTATATTATGCAAAATTTGTTAGATAAATTGAGAACCTAAAACCTGTGCCCATCCTACATTCCCCATCCGGACGGAGTAGTAGATTAATTCTCTATGTCTTCTCCGTCTATCTCAATCATGGCTCACAGGCATATGTAGTTTAATAGGGCACCATAAAAAAAAAGGTTCAATATGGcgaactagctagctagctattGTGCTGATTATTGTACTTACTTTACGATATATatgaatatatgtgtgtgtgCATGCGTATCTTACTCTTGTGTGTGCAGGGCTGTGACTATCATGGAATCGGAGCCAAGGAGGCTTCCAAACGGGGTCACTTTTTCTCCAACAGAAGGGAAGAAGCACGTGACTGGATGGATAAATTTGGTTCTGTTGTCGATCGGACAGGATTTTACTGTGCCGAACATCGTTTTAATGTGAGCTCCTTGCGCGGGATCGATGATACTGAGAAATTGGCTATTGCCAAGAAACTTTACTACGACCAAATGCCTGATGTAGGTGAAGGCGATGTACGTCCCCGTCATACACGCTTTCCATTTACAAAGTTCAGCTGGGTCAATGTACCGGATCCGTTTGATTTGACGGATTTCTGTTGGCGCTTACTTTTGGATTTTCATTCGGATAATCTTGAAGCCAAGCAAACCGTAGCTGTTGATATGATGGAAGGGCTCAAAGATCCATTCCAAGGGTGCCTTGATCTCCTGCGAGAGCAAGAGTGCTTCGTTGTTATTGAAGGTGTACGATCCAGGGATGATTGGAACCAAATAAAAAGTGCCTTATTTTCTCATCGTCGTCAAGGGCATATTAAGCCCAGCGCCCTAAGACGTATCTTGGTCATTACAAAAGATAAAAGTGTGGATCTAGGAGATGGAGTGTCCTATATTGATGGTCCAAATTATGACCTGCCCGCTGATCCACCATTGACAAAGGTGTGTTTACTCTTATAACTTTCCCTACGATGTGCTGGTTACGAGTGCTAATTAAAATTTCCACCTCCGTAGAGTACTCTAATCAGCAGttattcttttttttcttcgCATTCCCTTCCACAAATATGTGAAGTTATACGTTGCGGGTGTCTCTCGACTTAAGGCCCAATTTTACATGAATCAAATAGTATCAATATTCTTGCGTAGAATTCATTGTCCTTGCCATTAACATAGTACTTACTATGAATGAATATggtgccgggggggggggggggggggggggggggggggggcagctaATTTACATATACTACGTAGCCATATCAGAATTTATAGTTTGCATGAATTGAGTTGTGCTAATTACAGTTATATGCATGCATGTTTCTTGCTTGCAGAAGCCAGGGTACTCAGACCAGGACATGAGTCGCGCCTTTTCTAGTAGAATGATAGAGGCATGTGACTGGATCAAGAAATTTAGACTTATTGGGCATCATCAAAATATTTTATGGAATAAACTTTTAGATAAAAGGCAGGGTGTGATCTCAGTGTGGGGGATCGCAGGGATTGGGAAATCATATCTAGTCAGAAGATTCTACCACACCAGTATGACTGGTAGCTACCGTGGTCTCAGCCGAGCAGAACGTATTGACTTCTTACGACTAGATTCCATAGTCACAAAGTATGCCTGGGTGGATGTGCCCTATCCGTTCAATCTGACAGACTTGTGTAGCCTCTTAATTTTGGACTTTCATTCAGATGATCTTGAAGCAAAGGAAATTGCAGCAGTTGGTATGATGCAAGGCCAGGACCCAATTCAAGTGTGTCATGAGTTTCTTCATCAGCACAAATGCCTCGTTGTCATTGATGGTCTGCGCTCCAATGATGACTGGGACTTGATAGAAGATGCCTTGTTATCCGAGCCATTAAAAGGATATATACTTGTTGTTACAAATGAAGAAAGCATCGCCAGACATTGTGTTGTAGATACTGAAAAAGATGTGGTCAATGTTAAAGGTCTAAGCGCTGATTGGGCGCTCGATGTCTTCTCAAAGGCAATGTGTTACCCAATGGCAGGAAAAGAGGTATTGTGTTTTTCTGAAGCATTTTTTTTAACTGAAATGCTCTAGTTTCCTTTCTGCATGTCTATGTGTGCACGCATGTCAATCTAAACAGATGAAAACCTAATATGCCTATCTTAATCTATAATAAATACAAAAATTATAAATGTAAGTTAATTCATATGTTAAATTAATGGATCAAGCGTTTAGCATT belongs to Triticum urartu cultivar G1812 chromosome 7, Tu2.1, whole genome shotgun sequence and includes:
- the LOC125525808 gene encoding uncharacterized protein LOC125525808, which translates into the protein MAEFALGLTKTAVEGTVSRVKSAIDEEVKLKVQVQNDLVFITGEFEMMQSFLNVANKERAKNEVVRTWVRQIRDLAFDVEDCVELVVSLDSKSGSWSWMWRVLPDCMAPPRSLDQAVTEIQQLKARVEDVSHRNTRYNLIGDSSSNSKTSAPAPDLTRNAGPSSSRFHILREVWEAAGKMRHDMGDLRKLINSQENVLEVISLWGGPGTAADLGATHVIQEAYNDPKICQEFKSRAWVKLAHPFNPDDFLNNLLTQFYASSHRAKLLGAEFQRKMRAVLGTKDDLRKAQLMKQVIYEQRYLVVVEHLSTVGQWDTIRMYLPDSGNGSRIVVTTHQLGLAIACMGNPYQVSELRQLSYGQSLCAFFSKVSGRRSDMGELIWQLKCGGVISVWGCTRDETTLVYKVYTAIAHKSKEFEGVEFKRHIWVDVPNPFNLGIFSQRLFFNFHSDDLRSKEIKSAGTTGGTSLIERCRNFLCEDDCLVVINGLSSTDDWGLIKAAFFPEPASGCIIAITEEESVATHSAVKADRVLNIKDLDDDLLLRKSIKGCDYHGIGAKEASKRGHFFSNRREEARDWMDKFGSVVDRTGFYCAEHRFNVSSLRGIDDTEKLAIAKKLYYDQMPDVGEGDVRPRHTRFPFTKFSWVNVPDPFDLTDFCWRLLLDFHSDNLEAKQTVAVDMMEGLKDPFQGCLDLLREQECFVVIEGVRSRDDWNQIKSALFSHRRQGHIKPSALRRILVITKDKSVDLGDGVSYIDGPNYDLPADPPLTKKPGYSDQDMSRAFSSRMIEACDWIKKFRLIGHHQNILWNKLLDKRQGVISVWGIAGIGKSYLVRRFYHTSMTGSYRGLSRAERIDFLRLDSIVTKYAWVDVPYPFNLTDLCSLLILDFHSDDLEAKEIAAVGMMQGQDPIQVCHEFLHQHKCLVVIDGLRSNDDWDLIEDALLSEPLKGYILVVTNEESIARHCVVDTEKDVVNVKGLSADWALDVFSKAMCYPMAGKEIANWKESISTQQLSNLITKCGGLPQVLTAIGEYCREYQHIRKCGLETVNAADFMGMLETDPKFHNLRGLFDWMQSYFVACPDSLKPCIFYLSVFPLGYDIRKSRLLRRWIAEGYSRDTLGSTAEENGEKFISELVKLSIIQQKHSPSMEDLCQVNGFFREYIFSRPMQDNLVFALEGRCIPNTQRAGQHLTISRCWDRDKILFESMELSRLRSLTVFGDWRSFFISPDVKMKYLRVLDLEDTSGVTNGDIEQIGNLLPHLKFLSLRGCQYITRLPASLGGLRQLQTLDIKGTRIVTLSATIIKLKKLQYVRAGPPLDSDVASTSQRPAAAATPPAVDGDGDGAGVSTSQPTPTAAADVDEARTSAARRSGPRGGLVFSWLSKLNRHGHVSSAHDGVQFPVAAAWGIGKLTALHTLGVVNVSNVGGKVVLRELKKITQLRKLKLSGINRKNWQDFCYTISGHGYLESLSVRLDHDEQQDHLCNLDDISKPPKTLKSLKLYRGNVHVSPVWMKQLDGLKKVDVEDLELTISEQVDIDSLKDLRCKDKYRHLCVKPIEDGDLHYGWREEDWIGGGFGDATVLKINCGSYRSEIAFGQWITRTVESLVVHCSTTESSLELSGLENLCRLKEVWLTGSYNEAIKQDLQQKLADHANEPVLHFEDQSECMCMPSIYFCS